The following coding sequences lie in one Funiculus sociatus GB2-C1 genomic window:
- a CDS encoding DUF4912 domain-containing protein, producing MAKERPPLEEMTLRQLRKVASECSISRYSRMRKDQLLASIQEVQRTKISLSPSRTLEAQEEVEAAKFELGQEDRTGGTLASVDEGLGDLPGGYGESRVVLMPRDPQWAYTYWDIPNEHKEDLRRQGGQQLALRLYDVTDMSLEYQSPHSIQEYPCDELAREWYLPMPVSDRDYVVDIGYRCADGRFLVLARSAPVRVPPVYPSDWIEDQFITLDWEEDLRGKTFLELVPPAKKMSMAATGYGAAPATGNPIYDEIFGMAQTTEAQRVAGSLYGSMQQVSLAEQAISSYVFPSGVGMWAVPTTSGLTMSGVGMSGAGFSASAIPMRPRQFWLIADAELIVYGATEPDATVTIGGRPIKLNSDGTFRFQMSFQDGLIDYPIMAVAADGEQTRSVHMKFTRETPSRNTNTKEEAVPEWLT from the coding sequence ATGGCAAAAGAACGCCCACCCCTAGAAGAGATGACATTGCGGCAACTCCGCAAAGTTGCCAGTGAATGCAGCATCTCTCGATACAGCAGGATGCGGAAAGACCAACTGCTGGCATCAATTCAAGAAGTTCAACGCACCAAGATTTCTCTCAGTCCATCTCGCACACTGGAGGCACAAGAAGAAGTGGAAGCAGCAAAATTTGAACTTGGTCAGGAAGACCGGACTGGCGGTACGCTGGCATCCGTAGACGAAGGATTAGGAGATTTACCTGGTGGTTACGGTGAAAGCCGCGTTGTCTTGATGCCTCGCGATCCGCAATGGGCTTACACGTACTGGGATATCCCCAACGAGCATAAAGAAGACTTGCGCCGTCAGGGGGGACAACAACTAGCTCTGCGACTGTACGATGTCACAGACATGAGCCTCGAATACCAAAGCCCACACAGCATTCAGGAATATCCTTGCGACGAGTTAGCGCGGGAATGGTATTTGCCGATGCCCGTGAGCGATCGCGACTACGTTGTAGACATCGGCTACCGCTGTGCAGATGGTCGCTTTTTAGTCTTAGCTCGTTCCGCTCCCGTGCGCGTTCCTCCCGTTTATCCTAGCGACTGGATTGAAGACCAATTCATCACTCTGGACTGGGAAGAAGATCTGCGCGGCAAAACCTTCCTCGAATTGGTTCCTCCAGCCAAGAAAATGTCAATGGCAGCAACTGGCTACGGTGCCGCCCCCGCCACTGGCAACCCAATCTACGACGAAATCTTCGGCATGGCTCAGACCACCGAAGCTCAGCGCGTAGCAGGTTCGCTGTACGGTTCCATGCAGCAAGTATCCCTCGCAGAACAAGCCATCAGCTCCTACGTCTTCCCCTCTGGCGTTGGTATGTGGGCAGTTCCCACCACCTCTGGTCTTACCATGTCCGGTGTTGGAATGTCGGGTGCTGGCTTCTCTGCTTCCGCAATACCTATGCGTCCGCGTCAGTTCTGGTTAATTGCCGATGCTGAGCTAATTGTTTACGGTGCTACCGAGCCTGATGCTACCGTTACCATTGGCGGTCGTCCAATTAAGCTGAATTCAGATGGTACTTTCCGCTTCCAAATGTCCTTCCAAGATGGGTTGATTGACTATCCGATCATGGCTGTCGCGGCTGATGGCGAGCAAACCCGCTCGGTTCACATGAAGTTCACCCGCGAAACTCCTAGCCGGAATACTAACACTAAAGAAGAAGCCGTTCCCGAATGGTTGACTTAA
- a CDS encoding DUF2358 domain-containing protein, which produces MGILQILKEDYQRFPENQTFSIYAKDIFFQDPLSKFRGLGKYKAMIGFINTFFIAVKMDLHDIRQSGDTINMEWTLSWNTPLPWKPRIAVPGWSELKVNSDGLINSHIDYWKCSRLDVLKQHIPGLSLKGNKNE; this is translated from the coding sequence ATGGGCATCCTTCAAATTCTTAAAGAAGACTATCAGAGATTCCCAGAAAACCAGACCTTCAGCATCTATGCAAAAGATATCTTTTTCCAAGATCCCCTCAGCAAATTTCGTGGTCTTGGGAAGTATAAAGCCATGATTGGCTTTATCAACACCTTTTTTATTGCCGTCAAGATGGATTTACACGACATTCGCCAGTCAGGAGACACAATAAACATGGAGTGGACATTAAGTTGGAACACCCCGCTTCCCTGGAAACCACGCATTGCTGTTCCCGGCTGGAGCGAATTAAAAGTCAACTCCGATGGGTTAATTAATTCTCATATTGACTACTGGAAATGTTCCCGCCTCGATGTCCTAAAGCAGCATATCCCCGGTTTATCCCTTAAAGGGAATAAAAATGAATAA
- a CDS encoding TRC40/GET3/ArsA family transport-energizing ATPase, with protein sequence MRVILMTGKGGVGKTSVAAATGLRCAELGYKTLVLSTDPAHSLADSFDLELGHDPRLVRPNLWGAELDALMELEGNWGAVKRYITQVLQARGLDGVQAEELAILPGMDEIFGLVRMKRHYDEGEFDVLIIDSAPTGTALRLLSLPEVSGWYMRRFYKPLQGISVALRPLVEPIFRPLAGFSLPDKEVMDAPYEFYEQIEALEKVLTDNTQTSVRLVTNPEKMVIKESLRAHAYLSLYNVATDLVVANRIIPEQVTDPFFQRWKENQQQYRQDIHQNFHPLPVKEVPLYSEEMCGLDALERLKETLYKDEDPTQVYYKETTLRVVQEKNQYSLELYLPGIAKDQVQLSKTGDELNITIGNHRRNLVLPQALAALQPSGAKMENDYLKIRFADAVKVS encoded by the coding sequence ATGCGTGTAATTTTAATGACAGGGAAAGGGGGCGTTGGCAAAACGTCTGTAGCAGCTGCAACGGGCTTGCGTTGTGCTGAACTCGGCTATAAAACCTTAGTTCTTAGCACCGACCCCGCCCACTCTCTTGCCGACAGTTTTGACCTAGAATTAGGACACGATCCGCGTTTAGTTCGCCCCAACTTGTGGGGAGCAGAACTAGACGCGCTGATGGAATTGGAAGGCAACTGGGGTGCTGTCAAGCGCTATATCACCCAGGTTTTGCAGGCGCGGGGATTGGATGGCGTACAGGCGGAAGAATTAGCCATTCTACCTGGGATGGATGAAATTTTCGGTTTAGTTCGCATGAAGCGCCACTACGATGAAGGCGAATTTGATGTACTCATTATTGACTCAGCTCCCACTGGAACTGCGCTAAGACTGCTAAGTTTACCGGAAGTTAGCGGTTGGTATATGAGACGTTTTTATAAGCCATTACAAGGAATATCAGTTGCTCTAAGACCTTTGGTTGAACCCATTTTTAGACCACTTGCAGGTTTTTCTTTACCAGATAAAGAGGTTATGGATGCTCCCTATGAATTTTACGAGCAAATTGAAGCGTTGGAAAAAGTATTAACTGACAATACTCAAACTTCGGTGCGCTTAGTCACCAATCCAGAAAAAATGGTGATTAAAGAGTCTCTTCGGGCCCATGCTTATTTAAGTTTGTACAACGTTGCTACAGATTTGGTGGTGGCAAATCGGATTATACCAGAGCAAGTGACTGACCCCTTCTTTCAACGTTGGAAGGAGAATCAGCAGCAATATCGGCAGGATATTCACCAAAATTTCCATCCATTGCCTGTGAAGGAAGTTCCACTTTACTCTGAGGAAATGTGCGGTTTGGATGCCTTAGAACGGCTGAAGGAAACGCTATATAAGGACGAAGACCCGACTCAGGTATATTACAAGGAAACGACTCTGAGAGTTGTCCAAGAAAAAAACCAGTACAGTTTGGAACTGTATTTACCTGGTATTGCCAAGGATCAAGTTCAATTGAGTAAAACTGGGGATGAATTAAATATTACCATTGGCAACCATCGGCGAAATTTGGTATTGCCGCAAGCACTGGCGGCTTTACAACCATCCGGGGCCAAGATGGAGAATGATTATCTGAAAATCCGGTTTGCGGATGCGGTTAAGGTAAGCTGA
- a CDS encoding chlorophyll a/b-binding protein — MNPETTPTPKQTPAEDYNSPEPAFGFSPYAEQLNGRFAMVGFVALLILEFFTHQDFFTWLGLR; from the coding sequence ATGAATCCTGAAACTACTCCGACACCAAAACAAACGCCAGCAGAAGATTATAACAGTCCAGAACCTGCTTTTGGCTTTTCACCCTACGCCGAGCAACTTAACGGACGCTTCGCTATGGTAGGGTTTGTTGCTTTGTTAATACTGGAATTTTTCACCCATCAGGACTTTTTCACCTGGCTAGGACTGCGCTAA
- a CDS encoding succinate dehydrogenase/fumarate reductase iron-sulfur subunit codes for MQVLFKVIRQEQNSPPQVQTYTLDVDPGNTILDCLNRIKWEQDGSLAFRKNCRNTICGSCGMRINGRSALACKENVGSELQRLQQIAASATTSDTTRNTSDTIPEITIAPMGNMPVIKDLVVDMHSFWDHLEAVEPYVSTGARQVPEREFLQTPEEREKLNQTGNCILCGACYSECNAREVNPDFVGPHALAKAYRMVTDSRDFETESRLEKYNQGTQGVWGCTRCFMCNTVCPMDVAPMDQIGKIKQEILDRKDAQDSRQVRHRKVLIDLVKEGGWIDERRFGLQVVGNSFRDIKGLISLGPLGLRMLVRGKFPLGFEPSEGALVVRSLIESVQSLESQPTSDQY; via the coding sequence ATGCAAGTCCTTTTTAAGGTCATTAGGCAGGAGCAAAATTCTCCTCCTCAAGTTCAGACTTACACACTGGATGTTGATCCCGGCAACACAATTCTGGATTGCTTAAATCGTATTAAGTGGGAGCAGGATGGAAGTTTAGCTTTTCGCAAGAATTGTCGCAACACAATTTGCGGCAGCTGCGGAATGCGAATCAATGGTCGTTCTGCGCTAGCTTGCAAGGAAAATGTGGGCAGTGAACTGCAAAGGCTGCAACAGATAGCGGCAAGTGCTACAACCTCAGATACGACGAGAAATACCTCAGATACCATCCCAGAAATTACCATTGCCCCAATGGGCAATATGCCTGTAATTAAGGATTTGGTGGTAGATATGCACAGCTTTTGGGATCACCTTGAAGCTGTTGAACCCTATGTCAGCACTGGTGCAAGGCAAGTCCCGGAACGAGAGTTTCTGCAAACACCCGAAGAGCGAGAGAAACTGAATCAAACAGGCAATTGTATTTTATGCGGTGCCTGCTATTCTGAATGCAATGCCCGTGAAGTGAACCCAGATTTTGTAGGCCCCCACGCTTTAGCTAAAGCTTACCGGATGGTGACGGATTCTCGCGACTTTGAAACAGAATCTCGTTTGGAAAAATATAATCAGGGGACTCAGGGCGTTTGGGGCTGTACCCGTTGTTTTATGTGCAATACGGTTTGTCCGATGGATGTTGCCCCAATGGATCAAATCGGTAAAATTAAACAGGAAATTCTTGACCGGAAGGATGCCCAAGACAGCCGCCAAGTTCGCCACCGGAAAGTATTAATTGATTTGGTTAAGGAAGGCGGTTGGATTGATGAACGCCGATTTGGGCTGCAAGTGGTGGGTAACTCTTTTCGAGATATTAAGGGGTTAATCAGCTTGGGGCCACTGGGTTTAAGAATGCTGGTTCGGGGTAAGTTCCCTTTGGGATTTGAGCCGTCCGAGGGGGCGTTGGTAGTGCGATCGCTTATTGAATCTGTTCAAAGTCTGGAATCTCAACCAACATCTGACCAATATTAA
- a CDS encoding AbrB family transcriptional regulator — protein MTETATSPLTGKALLQKVKELSNLPRRETAKRCGYYTVTKNNQTRVNLTDFYDAVLGAKGVPLDPEGTKDGRGREPTYRVSVHKNGQIVIGATYTEAMGLKPGDEFEIKLGYKHIHLIQVDGDKARAAEDMEEDTEDEEDEES, from the coding sequence ATGACTGAAACCGCAACATCTCCATTGACAGGGAAAGCACTGCTTCAAAAAGTAAAAGAGCTTTCAAACTTACCACGGCGAGAAACAGCAAAACGCTGTGGCTATTACACCGTGACTAAGAACAACCAGACTCGTGTCAACTTAACAGACTTTTATGACGCAGTTTTGGGTGCTAAAGGTGTTCCTCTCGATCCAGAAGGAACAAAAGATGGTCGCGGACGCGAACCAACCTATCGTGTAAGCGTACACAAAAACGGTCAAATTGTTATTGGTGCAACCTACACTGAGGCAATGGGATTAAAGCCTGGTGATGAGTTTGAAATTAAGCTGGGCTACAAGCATATTCACTTAATTCAGGTGGATGGCGATAAAGCCCGGGCAGCGGAAGATATGGAGGAAGATACTGAAGACGAGGAAGATGAGGAATCTTAG
- a CDS encoding CPBP family intramembrane glutamic endopeptidase, with the protein MVIFDQIKRLLALLAEAAAVWKAIAFFLVWLVLWLPVAIPLAKFLKWQPPKPLAVEQKLPLLASLYLIAPLIVWGASLVEGMPFSDYGLNWKASVLVSLGQGLGLAVLSLVVVFGIEKALGWINWHWEEDQSSPEVEIQSPKIGSVVGSIVLPTLLIGLLVSGIEELIFRGFLLTSLEQDYSVWVAAVISSLIFALLHLVWEQQETLPQLPGLWLMGMVLVLARACDGGSLGLPWGLHAGWIWVIASLDTVGLITYTGKVPAWMTGLGEKPLAGGMGILCVLGTGGLLWVLFN; encoded by the coding sequence ATGGTTATTTTTGACCAAATAAAGCGGTTGCTGGCGTTACTTGCAGAAGCAGCCGCTGTGTGGAAAGCGATCGCTTTTTTCCTTGTTTGGCTAGTTCTTTGGTTGCCAGTGGCGATTCCTCTGGCAAAATTTCTGAAATGGCAACCCCCTAAGCCATTGGCAGTAGAGCAAAAGCTACCTTTATTAGCTTCGCTTTACTTAATTGCTCCACTGATTGTGTGGGGTGCTTCTTTGGTGGAGGGGATGCCTTTTTCAGATTACGGCTTGAATTGGAAAGCTTCAGTTTTAGTTTCACTGGGACAAGGCTTAGGCTTGGCTGTGCTAAGCCTGGTGGTGGTGTTTGGCATAGAAAAAGCCTTAGGCTGGATAAATTGGCACTGGGAAGAAGATCAAAGCTCTCCAGAGGTAGAGATTCAGTCGCCCAAAATTGGATCGGTAGTGGGATCTATCGTGCTACCGACACTATTAATAGGATTGTTGGTAAGTGGAATTGAAGAGTTAATTTTTCGGGGATTTTTGCTTACTTCCCTTGAGCAAGATTATTCAGTTTGGGTAGCGGCAGTAATTTCCAGCTTAATTTTTGCTCTGCTACATCTGGTTTGGGAACAGCAAGAAACTCTACCCCAGCTGCCGGGATTGTGGCTGATGGGGATGGTATTAGTATTAGCTCGTGCTTGTGATGGTGGTAGTCTGGGGTTGCCTTGGGGACTACACGCGGGTTGGATTTGGGTTATAGCTAGTTTGGATACCGTTGGGTTGATTACTTACACGGGTAAAGTTCCAGCTTGGATGACTGGTTTAGGAGAAAAACCCTTAGCTGGTGGGATGGGAATTCTGTGTGTATTGGGAACTGGAGGCCTTCTCTGGGTGTTATTTAACTGA
- the cbiE gene encoding precorrin-6y C5,15-methyltransferase (decarboxylating) subunit CbiE, with amino-acid sequence MTVHVVGIGLDGTAGLTQTVRQIVDRATLLIGSDRHLCYFPHHPAQRLLLGDLKAAIDKIRNCLYSASEIIVVLVSGDPLFFGLGRLLLVELPAEQLTFYPHLSSIQLAFNKIKVPWQDARVISAHGRSLDELTVALQQGVEKIAVLTDGTNTPNAVAHLLLALDLPSNYQFWVCENLGGVDEQVQCFAIDSLLDKTFAPLNVVVLLRVEADELPLNLESLPMLGLPDRSFLSFSDRPGLMTKREVRILVLGELALQPKQIIWDIGAGTGSVSIEIARLFPTSRVYAIEKTSPGTSLIQKNCDRFQVENVISIHGDAPEALSQLPPPNRIFVGGSGGNLTEILDTCNNQLTYSGVLVLALATLEHLNTALDWLSRHSWDYQLLQVQLSRSVPVGNLTRFSPLNPVTILTATR; translated from the coding sequence ATGACTGTACACGTTGTTGGAATTGGCTTGGATGGCACAGCAGGACTAACACAAACTGTGCGGCAGATTGTGGATCGGGCTACGCTGCTAATTGGAAGCGATCGCCACCTCTGTTACTTTCCCCACCATCCAGCCCAACGTTTGCTACTAGGAGATTTAAAAGCAGCAATTGACAAAATTCGCAATTGCTTGTACAGTGCTTCAGAAATAATTGTGGTATTAGTCAGCGGCGATCCGCTATTTTTTGGATTGGGACGGCTGCTACTTGTAGAACTTCCAGCAGAACAATTAACTTTTTACCCGCATCTGAGTTCGATTCAACTGGCTTTCAATAAAATAAAAGTGCCTTGGCAGGATGCGCGGGTAATTAGCGCTCACGGGCGATCGCTTGACGAGTTAACTGTAGCACTGCAACAAGGCGTGGAGAAGATTGCGGTGCTGACAGATGGGACGAATACGCCAAATGCGGTCGCACATCTGTTACTTGCCTTAGATTTACCCAGCAATTACCAATTCTGGGTATGTGAAAATCTCGGCGGTGTCGATGAACAGGTTCAATGTTTTGCGATAGACAGCCTGCTGGATAAAACTTTTGCACCCCTGAATGTGGTGGTATTACTACGTGTAGAGGCGGATGAATTGCCTCTAAATTTAGAATCCTTGCCGATGCTGGGATTACCAGATCGGAGTTTTTTGAGTTTTAGCGATCGCCCAGGTTTGATGACTAAGCGCGAAGTGCGTATTCTCGTATTAGGAGAACTAGCACTACAGCCAAAGCAAATTATCTGGGATATCGGTGCCGGAACCGGATCGGTTTCTATCGAAATTGCCCGTTTGTTCCCCACGTCTCGCGTGTATGCGATTGAGAAAACCTCTCCTGGCACCAGTTTAATCCAGAAAAATTGCGATCGCTTCCAAGTAGAAAACGTAATTTCTATTCATGGCGATGCACCAGAAGCTTTATCTCAACTTCCACCGCCCAATCGCATCTTTGTCGGTGGTAGCGGCGGCAATTTAACTGAAATTCTCGATACCTGTAATAATCAGCTAACTTATAGTGGTGTTTTGGTGCTGGCACTAGCAACTTTAGAACATCTTAATACAGCTTTGGATTGGCTTTCCCGTCACAGTTGGGATTACCAGTTGTTGCAAGTGCAGCTATCGCGTTCCGTACCTGTGGGAAACTTGACGCGGTTTTCGCCTCTTAATCCAGTGACGATTTTAACTGCAACTCGTTGA
- a CDS encoding cobalt-precorrin-8X methylmutase produces MSLLNHPILEQSFAVIDREIGEHNFSPAEYAIVRRVIHTTADFEFATLIRFSPGAIENAIASLQHRVPIITDVGMVKQGVAGMVSKTFGTPLIAAVEEAPVPLPGKTRTETGLMHCFELFPNAIFAIGNAPTALLALCTELPKAAVQPALVIGAPVGFISVLESKAALANTPVPQIRIEGRKGGSPVAAAIVNALLILAWEGYES; encoded by the coding sequence ATGAGCCTTTTAAATCATCCTATTTTGGAGCAGAGTTTCGCAGTTATTGACCGAGAAATCGGCGAACATAACTTTAGCCCCGCGGAGTATGCGATTGTCCGGCGGGTGATTCATACTACAGCTGATTTTGAGTTTGCAACATTGATTCGATTTAGCCCTGGGGCAATTGAGAATGCGATCGCATCTCTCCAGCATCGCGTGCCTATTATCACAGACGTAGGCATGGTAAAACAGGGAGTTGCTGGGATGGTATCGAAAACTTTTGGCACCCCGCTAATTGCCGCAGTTGAAGAAGCACCCGTCCCACTTCCCGGTAAGACGCGCACTGAAACTGGTTTGATGCACTGCTTTGAGTTATTTCCCAACGCGATTTTTGCTATCGGGAATGCTCCCACCGCTTTACTAGCTCTTTGTACTGAGTTGCCAAAAGCAGCAGTACAACCAGCTTTGGTAATCGGCGCACCTGTGGGCTTTATCTCCGTGCTAGAGTCAAAAGCGGCACTCGCTAACACTCCCGTACCCCAAATTCGCATCGAAGGGCGCAAGGGCGGTTCACCAGTCGCTGCTGCTATCGTTAATGCTCTGCTCATCTTAGCTTGGGAGGGTTATGAGAGTTAA
- a CDS encoding DUF1868 domain-containing protein, with product MDESYQIYLNRVARLPLPATYQSQVQHIQESPKFKPDESGERQPVPFPGYTVITPPWGDDSENSTFYETLKVCQDQLLQQFDSGFLVPVPPESFHLTLADLIWDSAYRHANQKPAFEEHLRSAIGKIFEQSKPSISLGHPLRWQLLGLIVMPRAIAVGLLPKDEETYERILQFRRCIYQNPGLIALRVEQQYRFTAHITLGYFGNISPDLDRQALCNKLSEFNDQWVENYQELLAHRAELRKFDDMTHYYRGPDWPVLEF from the coding sequence TTGGACGAGAGTTATCAAATTTATTTAAATCGGGTAGCCCGACTACCGCTACCTGCTACCTACCAGTCCCAAGTACAACATATACAGGAGTCTCCGAAGTTTAAGCCTGATGAATCTGGCGAAAGACAGCCAGTGCCTTTCCCAGGCTATACGGTAATCACGCCACCTTGGGGGGATGATTCGGAAAATTCTACGTTTTACGAAACCTTGAAGGTATGCCAAGACCAACTATTGCAGCAGTTTGACTCCGGTTTCTTGGTACCAGTACCTCCGGAAAGCTTTCACTTAACTTTAGCGGATTTGATTTGGGACAGTGCTTACAGACACGCGAATCAGAAGCCAGCGTTTGAGGAACATTTGCGCTCTGCAATTGGTAAAATCTTTGAGCAGTCTAAGCCGTCAATCAGTTTAGGGCATCCTTTACGCTGGCAATTGCTGGGGTTGATAGTGATGCCTCGCGCGATCGCTGTGGGTTTACTACCCAAGGACGAGGAAACCTACGAAAGAATTTTGCAGTTTCGCCGCTGTATTTATCAAAATCCCGGTCTGATTGCTTTGAGGGTTGAACAGCAATACCGTTTTACTGCCCATATTACACTAGGATATTTTGGGAATATTTCACCCGATTTGGATCGCCAAGCTTTATGCAATAAGCTTTCGGAATTTAACGATCAATGGGTAGAAAATTACCAAGAACTGTTGGCACACCGCGCAGAACTGAGGAAGTTTGACGATATGACCCACTATTACCGCGGCCCTGACTGGCCTGTTTTAGAATTTTAA
- the holA gene encoding DNA polymerase III subunit delta — MPIYLYWGEDDFALEKAVNLLLHRFVDPQWASFNYDKISPDQANAAITGLNQAMTPPMLTGSRLVWLTDTTIFQQCSEDLLTELERTIPVLPESSVLLLTTRTKPDGRLRSTKLLQQYAEIREFSLIPPWKTEELLKRVRQVSQEVDVKLTQAGAELLAQSVGNDTRQLWNELEKLSCYAGTDAKALDADVIAALVTSTTHNSLKLAEAIIQGNAAKASGLVADLIGRNEPALKIVATLIGQFRTWLWVKLMIEDGERDERVIATAVEIGNPNRVYILRKEVNPLSSRQLSLTLPLLLDLEVSLKRGADPLSTLQTKIIELCLVYQ, encoded by the coding sequence ATGCCAATTTACCTTTACTGGGGAGAAGATGATTTTGCCTTAGAAAAAGCCGTTAATCTCCTTTTGCATCGATTTGTCGATCCGCAATGGGCTAGCTTTAACTATGACAAAATTTCCCCCGATCAAGCCAATGCTGCCATCACCGGACTGAACCAGGCGATGACCCCTCCTATGCTCACCGGTTCGCGTCTGGTATGGTTGACTGATACAACTATATTCCAGCAATGTTCTGAAGACCTGCTGACTGAGTTGGAGCGGACTATACCAGTGCTTCCTGAGTCGTCAGTATTATTACTGACAACGCGAACTAAACCTGATGGTCGTCTCAGATCCACCAAGTTGCTGCAACAGTATGCTGAGATTAGAGAATTTTCTCTCATTCCACCTTGGAAAACAGAAGAGTTGCTAAAACGAGTGCGGCAAGTTTCCCAAGAAGTCGATGTAAAACTGACTCAGGCTGGTGCCGAACTTTTAGCACAGTCTGTGGGAAATGATACCAGGCAGCTTTGGAATGAGCTGGAAAAGTTAAGTTGCTATGCTGGGACAGATGCAAAAGCACTTGATGCTGATGTTATTGCTGCTCTGGTAACATCAACCACCCATAATAGCTTGAAGTTGGCAGAGGCAATTATTCAGGGAAATGCGGCTAAAGCTTCCGGTTTGGTTGCTGACTTGATCGGTCGCAATGAACCAGCTTTGAAGATTGTAGCTACTTTGATTGGTCAATTTCGCACCTGGTTATGGGTCAAACTTATGATAGAGGATGGGGAGCGAGATGAAAGAGTGATCGCTACTGCGGTAGAGATAGGCAACCCAAATCGAGTTTACATTCTGCGAAAAGAAGTCAACCCCTTATCAAGTCGGCAACTTAGTTTAACATTACCCTTACTGCTGGATCTTGAAGTTAGCCTAAAGCGAGGCGCAGATCCCCTCTCGACTCTACAAACTAAAATCATAGAACTCTGCCTGGTGTATCAGTGA
- a CDS encoding DUF4168 domain-containing protein translates to MMTSFCSRRYVNRVLSQCLSVGTFATLSLLLGIAPGISGGYHTVEFNSVAYAQASNVTNEEVTKVARAILAMEPGRQSAYNDIKKLVGSPPNIICGRPNTLRSLPRNAQAIARNYCQQSQKIIQSNGLTNERFNQVTIAAQSDKDLQTRIQNEMLRLQSN, encoded by the coding sequence ATGATGACTTCCTTCTGTTCCCGCCGTTACGTGAATCGAGTCTTATCCCAATGCCTAAGTGTGGGAACTTTCGCCACCCTAAGCCTGCTATTGGGAATCGCACCGGGTATCTCCGGGGGCTACCATACTGTAGAGTTTAATTCTGTGGCATACGCTCAAGCTTCTAATGTTACTAATGAGGAAGTAACTAAAGTTGCCAGAGCTATCTTGGCGATGGAGCCTGGTCGCCAATCTGCCTATAATGACATTAAGAAACTTGTGGGCAGCCCTCCGAATATTATCTGCGGCAGACCTAATACATTGCGATCGCTGCCTCGAAATGCTCAGGCAATTGCCAGAAATTACTGTCAGCAGTCGCAAAAGATTATCCAGAGCAATGGTCTGACAAATGAACGATTCAACCAAGTTACCATTGCAGCGCAGAGCGATAAGGATCTACAAACACGGATTCAAAATGAAATGCTTCGTCTGCAATCTAACTAA
- the ureE gene encoding urease accessory protein UreE, whose protein sequence is MLNITQRLSAEPDVEVSFTLALTAEERTRSRYRFETPSGEALYLRLPRGTVLRDRDLLQSETCDVVVRIAAKPEPVLTVTAKHPLDLLRAAYHLGNRHVPIEIALTYLRLSPDPVLQAMLEHIGVEVREEIAPFQPEPGAYGH, encoded by the coding sequence ATGCTAAATATAACGCAACGCTTGAGTGCCGAGCCTGATGTAGAAGTTAGTTTTACTCTGGCTCTGACAGCCGAGGAGCGTACCCGCAGCCGCTATCGCTTTGAAACGCCTTCAGGTGAAGCTTTGTATCTACGCTTACCTAGAGGGACTGTGCTGCGCGATCGCGATCTCCTCCAATCTGAAACCTGTGATGTTGTGGTGAGAATTGCTGCTAAACCGGAACCAGTTCTCACGGTGACAGCTAAACACCCCCTAGATTTGCTGCGTGCGGCTTATCATCTGGGGAATCGGCACGTACCGATAGAAATTGCTCTCACCTATTTAAGACTATCTCCTGACCCAGTTTTGCAGGCAATGCTGGAACATATAGGGGTGGAGGTACGAGAGGAAATCGCACCTTTTCAACCTGAACCAGGTGCTTACGGGCATTAA